From the Hevea brasiliensis isolate MT/VB/25A 57/8 chromosome 15, ASM3005281v1, whole genome shotgun sequence genome, one window contains:
- the LOC110653627 gene encoding cyclin-dependent kinase F-4 produces the protein MERYKLIKEVGDGTFGSVWRAINKQSGEVVAIKKMKKKYYSWEECVNLREVKSLRRMNHPNIVKLKEVIRENGILYFVFEYMECNLYQLIKDREKLLSEAEVRNWCFQVFQGLAYMHQRGYFHRDLKPENLLVTKHQIKIADFGLAREINSQPPYTEYVSTRWYRAPEVLLQSYLYGSKVDMWAMGAIMAELFSLRPLFPGTSEADEIYKICNIIGSPTEDSWADGLNLASAINYQFPQSVGVHLSALIPSASEDAINLIKLLCSWDPCKRPTATEALKHPFFQSCFYYVPPTLRSRAPVSRTPSSAGTKATLEQQYAHPVVLSNLKVTQSFPSPKFNACLSTGVQRKLDLVNQDASGNDKAFKSTTKQQKYRPPGRKKSPTVINKARAARGVTDAADKFASMTIGSHGQIGAQPKPPPMKAGVQWTGESGDMFLRPTHQFQPSRTYTRKVVE, from the exons ATGGAGAG GTACAAGTTAATCAAGGAAGTTGGTGATGGAACATTTGGGAGCGTGTGGCGAGCGATTAATAAGCAATCTGGTGAAGTT GTTGCGATTAAAAAGATGAAGAAAAAATATTATTCATGGGAAGAGTGTGTTAATCTGAGAGAAGTTAAG TCATTGCGGAGAATGAATCATCCAAATATTGTGAAACTCAAGGAAGTCATACGGGAAAATGGCATATTGTACTTTGTTTTTGAGTACATG GAATGCAACCTTTATCAACTTATTAAGGACAGAGAAAAGCTATTATCAGAAGCTGAAGTCAGGAATTGGTGTTTCCAAGTGTTTCAAGGTCTTGCTTACATGCACCAGCGAGGATATTTTCACCGTGACTTGAAGCCAG AGAACTTGTTGGTTACGAAGCATCAAATTAAAATCGCTGATTTTGGTCTTGCTCGAGAAATCAATTCACAACCACCCTATACGGAGTATGTCTCAACACGGTG GTATCGGGCCCCAGAGGTGCTGCTTCAGTCATACCTATATGGTTCCAAAGTTG ATATGTGGGCAATGGGTGCTATCATGGCTGAACTATTTTCTCTTCGTCCTCTTTTTCCTGGTACAAG TGAAGCAGATGAGATCTATAAAATATGCAATATAATAGGGAGTCCAACAGAGGACTCCTGGGCTGATGGCCTTAATCTTGCAAGTGCTATTAACTATCAATTCCCACAG TCAGTTGGTGTCCACCTTTCTGCACTCATACCATCAGCAAGTGAGGATGCAATCAACCTTATCAAG TTGCTTTGTTCTTGGGATCCATGCAAGAGGCCTACAGCCACAGAGGCACTTAAACATCCTTTTTTCCAG AGTTGCTTTTATTATGTTCCACCAACCCTTCGTTCCAGAGCACCTGTTTCTAGAACTCCTTCATCTG CTGGAACAAAGGCCACCTTGGAGCAGCAATATGCGCATCCAGTGGTATTGTCTAATTTAAAGGTCACTCAAAGTTTTCCATCTCCAAAGTTCAATGCTTGCTTGAGCACAG GTGTACAGCGTAAACTGGACCTGGTTAACCag GACGCTAGTGGAAATGATAAAGCATTTAAGAGTACTACTAAACAACAGAAATATCGACCACCAGGAAGGAAGAAGAGCCCAA CTGTGATTAACAAGGCCAGAGCTGCACGGGGGGTTACGGATGCAGCTGATAAGTTTGCAAGTATGACGATTGGTTCCCACGGGCAGATTGGGGCACAACCTAAGCCACCACCTATGAAAGCTGGAGTGCAGTGGACTGGTGAATCTGGTGACATGTTTCTCAGACCAACCCATCAATTTCAACCTAGCAGAACTTATACTAGGAAAGTTGTGGAATGA